One Alligator mississippiensis isolate rAllMis1 chromosome 1, rAllMis1, whole genome shotgun sequence genomic window carries:
- the LOC132249590 gene encoding E3 ubiquitin-protein ligase rnf213-alpha-like: protein MQQSIDEKQSIKNQIVIKQFSTEGEKKSKDSEPPALAKYDDMVTKVYTLQESKYFLKMWKLKAEQAKDKLPGEAIFSLDEVREHIYIPAIEDFQKTYWSLRDSFISFGNIERQFDMLMNKKELLKEFEIMESSIGEPGSEPSWVKAAMDKIDIYETLSTVVQPARMINELRRQLGLDGDFQILDDLTRYGEEYFKNKRLDYITNDVKEVKETLSNLSTNVLNFLKELLRCTEKAFVSWVKDVIKDKTELPTFVDLASISAGENDMDIDKVRFFRDAISVSGPIIFDLQSTSGFKDFHEALHPIRDAIVNDDKLPEKLRDSCDNKEWLQMVHDCHGSVERSSVSQARAINSKGIFIISAPQKLKPSLDDCISLKLPEDDAKSASQQAGTGKKVYSLAQLTELQNKLMLIATKVEHGQEEVKRFLEILEKVRMVGKLYLELLDIGNILFIDWKAELKCSHEHNINIYVEFGISGVLVQSNRPFLEELSGICKAMERCLIEWKKYLEIQRNNYYHLNMFTARQLFYLCSKLATPNETEVDLQVLNLLSVFKHDITIEDIRDALNKALNTPSESINVVGEDDKSMTWFNYTVKFPQLIQGLVECGYDESVIKAGLQSYSPNAAITEQMLMDYAFDHGDNEEEIEEFSKLYDEQREDFLQESRKFKNRSTETEHCAFSSLTKDELAVSFEGLLSIEDKVNLLWDAYCSRLTGLVSDRYISLDLFGEMLKHLATVETSRIERNLPAGVEAGRPCLVMCKEEEMLRYMLSVYQCTENAPLPTYEEVLVCTSETEEEDIELIVRRALSLGSKHKKIYCLLGADKLVYKVSKQLEFQFFHLAQSSCVPDYRFLIFCDAKAHSSYIVTAFDNYKVPLSCNSEAEIQQYLRTHLTVSSAPAIRAFEKPYQQNVKFVFSEEAGMGKSLFAANTIRKAKDLLENAGLAHKTIRMTESKIDFGFLVKELCSLEEKPTEAVPRIFHIDISPVVSVFGLESSSGSCA from the exons ATGCAACAAAGCATTGATGAAAAGCAAAGCATCAAAAATCAGATAGTGATAAAGCAATTCTCTActgagggagagaagaaaagcaAAGACTCAGAACCACCCGCACTTGCTAAGTATGATGATATGGTTACAAAAGTCTACACACTTCAGGAAAGCAAATACTTTCTAAAAATGTGGAAGCTGAAAGCAGAACAAGCCAAAGACAAACTGCCAGGAGAAGCAATTTTTTCCCTGGATGAGGTTCGGGAACACATTTATATCCCAGCCATAGAGGATTTTCAAAAAACCTATTGGTCCCTCAGAGACTCCTTCATCAGTTTTGGTAACATTGAAAGGCAATTTGACATGCTGATGAACAAAAAAGAGCTGCTCAAGGAGTTTGAAATCATGGAGAGCAGTATTGGAGAACCAGGCAGTGAGCCCAGTTGGGTGAAGGCTGCAATGGATAAGATTGACATCTATGAGACATTGTCCACAGTGGTGCAGCCTGCCAGAATGATCAATGAGCTACGAAGACAGCTTGGTCTGGATGGAGATTTCCAAATCCTCGATGACCTGACCAGATAT GGTGAGGAATACTTCAAGAACAAGAGACTTGATTATATAACCAATGATGTCAAGGAGGTGAAAGAGACTTTGAGTAACTTATCAACGAATGTACTGAATTTCTTGAAAGAACTCCTTCGATGTACAGAAAAGGCTTTTGTCTCTTGGGTCAAAGATGTCATAAAAG ACAAAACAGAACTTCCCACGTTTGTGGACTTGGCATCTATTTCTGCAGGAGAAAATGACATGGACATCGATAAAGTGCGGTTCTTCCGAGATGCTATCTCTGTCTCTGGGCCCATCATTTTTGATTTGCAATCTACATCAGGTTTTAAAGACTTCCATGAAGCCTTACATCCCATCAGAGACGCTATAGTAAATGACGATAAACTTCCGGAGAAGCTA AGGGATTCCTGTGACAACAAAGAGTGGCTGCAAATGGTCCATGACTGCCATGGGTCTGTAGAGCGCTCCTCTGTATCTCAAGCTAGAGCCATCAACAGCAAAGGGATTTTTATCATCTCTGCACCTCAGAAACTTAAG ccttctcttgatgATTGTATTTCATTGAAACTGCCAGAGGATGATGCCAAAAGTGCTTCCCAGCAAGCTGGTACAGGCAAGAAGGTGTACAGCCTTGCTCAGCtcacagaattgcagaacaagcTCATGCTGATAGCCACAAAGGTTGAACACGGGCAAGAGGAGGTGAAAAGGTTCTTAGAG ATCCTAGAAAAAGTCAGGATGGTTGGAAAGCTGTATTTGGAGCTTCTTGATATTGGCAACATCCTTTTCATAGACTGGAAAGCTGAACTTAAGTGCAGCCACGAGCACAATATAAATATCTATGTAGAATTTGGAATATCTGGGGTCCTCGTTCAGAGCAACAGGCCTTTCCTGGAAGAGTTAAGTGGTATTTGCAAAGCCATGGAGCGTTGTCTCATAGAGTGGAAGAAATATCTGGAGATTCAGAGGAACAATTATTACCATCTCAACATGTTCACTGCTCGCCAGCTTTTCTACTTATGTAGCAAGCTGGCCACACCGAATGAAACAGAAGTGGATTTGCAGGTTCTTAACTTGCTTTCAGTATTCAAGCATGACATTACAATAGAGGATATCAGAGATGCATTAAACAAAGCACTCAACACGCCATCAGAATCCATCAATGTGGTAGGGGAAGATGACAAATCAATGACCTGGTTCAACTACACTGTTAAATTTCCTCAGCTTATCCAGGGTCTCGTTGAGTGTGGGTATGATGAATCAGTTATTAAGGCTGGACTGCAAAGTTACTCCCCAAATGCTGCCATTACTGAACAGATGCTCATGGATTATGCCTTTGACCATGGCGACAATGAGGAAGAGATCGAAGAATTTAGCAAATTATATGATGAGCAGAGAGAGGATTTTCTTCAGGAATCAAGGAAGTTTAAAAACAGGAGCACAGAAACAGAACACTGTGCTTTCAGCAGTCTTACAAAAGATGAATTAGCTGTTTCATTTGAAGGCTTGCTATCTATTGAAGACAAGGTGAATCTGCTCTGGGATGCCTACTGCAGCAGGCTCACTGGCCTGGTGTCAGACAGGTACATCAGTCTGGATCTTTTTGGTGAAATGCTAAAACATTTAGCAACTGTTGAAACCTCTCGTATTGAGAGAAATTTACCAGCAGGTGTTGAAGCAGGAAGACCTTGTCTTGTCATGTGTAAAGAAGAAGAGATGCTGCGCTACATGCTGTCTGTCTACCAATGCACAGAAAATGCACCTCTTCCAACATACGAAGAGGTCCTGGTGTGCACGTCTGAGACAGAGGAGGAAGACATTGAGCTGATTGTCAGGAGAGCTCTTTCCCTGGGCTCCAAACACAAGAAGATCTACTGCTTGCTGGGTGCAGACAAATTGGTTTACAAAGTTTCCAAACAGCTGGAGTTCCAGTTTTTCCACTTGGCGCAGTCCTCCTGTGTCCCTGACTACAGGTTCCTTATCTTCTGCGATGCCAAAGCTCACAGTTCTTATATTGTCACAGCCTTTGACAACTATAAAGTTCCTCTTTCCTGTAACTCAGAAGCAGAGATTCAGCAATACCTGAGGACACACCTGACGGTATCCAGTGCACCTGCCATTCGGGCCTTTGAAAAGCCCTACCAACAGAATGTAAAGTTTGTGTTTTCAGAG